The following proteins come from a genomic window of Streptococcus pneumoniae:
- the dltD gene encoding D-alanyl-lipoteichoic acid biosynthesis protein DltD, translating to MLKRLWMIFGPVLIAGLLVFLLIFFYPTEMHHNLGAEKRSAVATTIDSFKERSQKVRALSDPNVRFVPFFGSSEWLRFDGAHPAVLAEKYNRSYRPYLLGQGGAASLNQYFGMQQMLPQLENKQIVYVISPQWFSKNGYDPAAFQQYFNGDQLTSFLKHQSGDQASQYAATRLLQQFPNVAMKDLVQKLASKGELSTADNEMIELLARFNERQASFFGQFSVRGYVNYDKHVAKYLKILPDQFSYQAIEDVVKADAEKNTSNNEMGMENYFYNEQIKKDLKKLKDSQKSFTYLKSPEYNDLQLVLTQFSKSKVNPIFIIPPVNKKWMDYAGLREDMYQQTVQKIRYQLESQGFTNIADFSKDGGEPFFMKDTIHLGWLGWLAFDKAVDPFLSNPTPAPTYHLNERFFSKDWATYDGDVKEFQ from the coding sequence ATGCTTAAACGCTTATGGATGATCTTCGGACCGGTCTTGATCGCTGGTTTGTTGGTTTTTCTGCTCATTTTCTTTTATCCTACTGAGATGCATCATAATCTAGGAGCTGAAAAGCGTTCAGCAGTGGCTACTACTATCGATAGTTTTAAGGAGCGAAGTCAAAAAGTCAGAGCACTATCTGATCCAAATGTGCGTTTTGTTCCCTTCTTTGGCTCTAGTGAATGGCTTCGTTTTGACGGTGCTCATCCTGCGGTATTAGCTGAGAAATACAATCGTTCCTACCGTCCTTATCTTTTAGGACAGGGGGGAGCTGCATCGCTTAACCAATATTTTGGAATGCAACAGATGTTACCACAGCTGGAGAATAAACAAATTGTGTATGTTATCTCACCTCAGTGGTTCAGTAAAAATGGCTATGATCCAGCAGCCTTCCAGCAGTATTTTAATGGAGACCAGTTGACTAGTTTTCTGAAACATCAATCTGGGGATCAGGCTAGTCAATATGCAGCGACTCGCTTACTGCAACAGTTCCCAAACGTAGCTATGAAGGACCTGGTTCAGAAGTTGGCAAGTAAAGGAGAATTGTCGACAGCAGACAATGAAATGATTGAATTATTGGCTCGTTTTAATGAACGCCAAGCCTCCTTTTTTGGTCAGTTTTCGGTTAGAGGCTATGTTAACTACGATAAGCATGTAGCTAAGTATTTAAAAATCTTGCCAGACCAGTTTTCTTATCAAGCAATAGAAGATGTTGTCAAAGCAGATGCTGAAAAAAATACTTCCAATAATGAGATGGGAATGGAAAATTATTTCTATAATGAGCAGATCAAGAAGGATTTGAAGAAATTAAAGGATTCTCAGAAAAGCTTTACCTATCTCAAGTCGCCAGAGTATAATGACTTGCAGTTGGTTTTAACACAGTTTTCTAAATCTAAGGTAAACCCGATTTTTATCATTCCACCTGTTAATAAAAAATGGATGGACTATGCTGGTCTACGAGAGGATATGTACCAACAAACGGTGCAGAAGATTCGCTACCAGTTAGAAAGTCAAGGTTTTACCAATATAGCAGATTTTTCTAAGGACGGCGGGGAGCCTTTCTTTATGAAGGACACCATTCACCTTGGTTGGTTGGGTTGGTTGGCTTTTGACAAGGCAGTTGATCCTTTCCTATCCAATCCCACACCAGCTCCGACTTACCATCTGAATGAGCGCTTTTTCAGCAAAGATTGGGCGACTTATGATGGAGATGTCAAAGAATTTCAATAG
- the adcA gene encoding zinc ABC transporter substrate-binding lipoprotein AdcA, with the protein MKKISLLLASLCALFLVACSNQKQADGKLNIVTTFYPVYEFTKQVAGDTANVELLIGAGTEPHEYEPSAKAVAKIQDADTFVYENENMETWVPKLLDTLDKKKVKTIKATGDMLLLPGGKEEEGDHDHGEEGHHHEFDPHVWLSPVRAIKLVEHIRDSLSADYPDKKETFEKNAAAYIEKLQALDKAYAEGLSQAKQKSFVTQHAAFNYLALDYGLKQVAISGLSPDAEPSAARLAELTEYVKKNKIAYIYFEENASQALANTLSKEAGVKTDVLNPLESLTEEDTKAGENYISVMEKNLKALKQTTDQEGPAIEPEKAEDTKTVQNGYFEDAAVKDRTLSDYAGNWQSVYPFLEDGTFDQVFDYKAKLTGKMTQAEYKAYYTKGYQTDVTKINITDNTMEFVQGGQSKKYTYKYVGKKILTYKKGNRGVRFLFEATDADAGQFKYVQFSDHNVAPVKAEHFHIFFGGTSQEALFEEMDNWPTYYPDNLSGQEIAQEMLAH; encoded by the coding sequence GTGAAAAAAATTAGCTTATTACTAGCCAGTCTATGTGCCTTGTTTTTAGTGGCTTGTTCCAATCAAAAACAGGCAGATGGTAAACTCAATATCGTGACAACCTTTTACCCTGTCTATGAATTTACCAAGCAAGTCGCAGGAGATACGGCTAATGTAGAACTCCTAATCGGTGCTGGGACAGAACCTCATGAATACGAACCATCTGCCAAGGCAGTTGCCAAAATCCAAGATGCAGATACCTTCGTTTATGAAAATGAAAACATGGAAACATGGGTACCTAAATTGCTAGATACCTTGGATAAGAAAAAAGTGAAAACCATCAAGGCGACAGGCGATATGTTGCTCTTGCCAGGTGGCAAGGAAGAAGAGGGAGACCATGACCATGGAGAAGAAGGTCATCACCATGAGTTTGACCCCCATGTTTGGTTATCACCAGTTCGTGCCATTAAACTAGTAGAGCACATCCGCGACAGCTTGTCAGCAGATTATCCTGATAAAAAAGAGACCTTTGAGAAGAATGCAGCTGCCTATATCGAAAAATTGCAAGCCTTGGATAAGGCTTACGCAGAAGGCTTGTCTCAAGCAAAACAAAAGAGCTTTGTGACTCAACACGCAGCCTTTAACTATCTTGCCTTGGACTATGGACTCAAACAAGTCGCAATCTCAGGACTTTCTCCAGATGCAGAGCCATCAGCTGCTCGCTTGGCAGAATTGACAGAGTATGTCAAGAAAAATAAAATCGCCTATATCTATTTTGAAGAAAATGCCTCACAAGCCCTTGCTAACACACTTTCAAAAGAAGCAGGTGTCAAAACTGATGTCCTCAATCCTTTAGAAAGTCTGACAGAAGAGGACACCAAGGCTGGAGAAAACTACATTTCCGTGATGGAGAAAAACCTCAAGGCTTTGAAACAAACAACAGACCAAGAAGGCCCAGCAATCGAACCTGAAAAGGCAGAGGATACCAAGACAGTCCAAAATGGTTACTTCGAGGATGCAGCTGTCAAGGACCGCACCTTGAGTGACTATGCAGGTAACTGGCAATCAGTTTATCCTTTCCTTGAAGACGGCACGTTTGACCAAGTCTTTGACTACAAGGCTAAGTTGACTGGTAAGATGACCCAGGCTGAGTACAAGGCTTACTATACAAAAGGCTATCAGACAGATGTGACTAAGATTAACATTACTGATAATACTATGGAATTTGTTCAAGGTGGACAAAGCAAGAAATACACTTACAAGTATGTCGGTAAGAAAATTTTGACTTACAAGAAAGGCAATCGTGGCGTGCGTTTCCTCTTTGAAGCCACAGATGCTGACGCTGGACAATTCAAGTATGTTCAGTTTAGTGACCACAATGTTGCCCCAGTTAAGGCAGAACATTTCCATATCTTCTTTGGAGGCACAAGCCAAGAAGCCCTCTTTGAAGAAATGGACAACTGGCCAACCTACTACCCAGATAACCTATCTGGCCAAGAAATCGCCCAAGAAATGTTGGCGCATTGA
- a CDS encoding ryptide export MFS transporter has translation MSNSFVKLLVSQLFANLADIFFRVTIIANIYIISKSVIATSLVPILIGISSFVASLLVPLVTKRLALNRVLSLFQFGKTILLAILVGMFTVMQSVAPLVTYLFVVAISILDGFAAPVSYAIVPRYATDLGKANSALSMTGEAVQLIGWGLGGLLFATIGLLPTTFIILVLYIISSFLMLFLPNAEVEVLESETNLEILLKGWKLVARNPRLRFFVSANLLETFSNTIWVSSIILVFVTELLNKTESYWGYSNTAYSIGIIISGLIAFRLSEKFLAAKWESILFPLVAMAIVTLTILYFPNAQMFLLFSALVGMLSQLKEVPESVFLQETVEENHLVNVYSVLEVISTLAFSVFVLLMSYITESFGISISFWLSAICLMIEAILIYIRRDYFK, from the coding sequence ATGTCTAATTCATTTGTCAAGTTGTTAGTCTCTCAATTATTTGCAAATTTAGCAGATATTTTCTTTAGAGTAACAATCATTGCTAACATATACATTATTTCAAAATCAGTAATTGCCACATCACTAGTTCCTATCTTAATAGGAATATCCTCTTTTGTTGCGAGTCTTTTAGTTCCGTTGGTTACTAAAAGGTTAGCGCTAAATAGGGTTTTATCTTTATTTCAATTTGGAAAGACTATATTATTGGCGATACTGGTAGGAATGTTTACCGTAATGCAATCCGTAGCGCCTTTGGTGACCTATCTATTTGTTGTTGCAATTTCCATACTAGATGGTTTTGCAGCACCCGTTTCCTATGCTATTGTGCCACGCTATGCGACCGATTTGGGTAAGGCTAATTCAGCCTTATCAATGACTGGTGAAGCTGTTCAATTGATAGGTTGGGGATTAGGTGGACTCTTGTTTGCAACAATTGGTCTGTTACCTACCACGTTTATCATTTTAGTCTTGTATATCATTTCTAGCTTTCTGATGTTATTTCTTCCTAACGCTGAAGTGGAGGTGTTAGAGTCAGAAACTAATCTTGAAATTTTGCTCAAAGGTTGGAAGTTAGTTGCTAGAAATCCTAGATTAAGATTTTTTGTATCAGCAAATTTATTGGAAACTTTTTCAAATACGATTTGGGTTTCTTCCATTATACTTGTTTTTGTAACGGAGTTATTAAATAAAACGGAAAGTTACTGGGGATATTCTAATACAGCATACTCTATTGGTATTATAATTAGTGGCTTAATTGCTTTTAGGCTATCTGAAAAGTTCCTTGCTGCTAAATGGGAAAGTATTCTTTTTCCTCTTGTAGCTATGGCAATAGTGACACTGACTATTCTATATTTTCCAAACGCACAGATGTTTTTATTATTTTCAGCTTTAGTTGGTATGTTATCGCAACTAAAAGAAGTTCCTGAAAGTGTATTTCTTCAGGAAACAGTAGAGGAAAATCATTTAGTTAATGTCTATTCCGTTCTTGAAGTGATTTCTACATTAGCATTTTCAGTATTTGTTTTGCTAATGAGCTATATTACTGAGAGTTTTGGTATTAGCATCAGTTTTTGGCTATCAGCCATTTGTCTGATGATAGAAGCTATTTTAATTTATATCAGACGAGATTATTTTAAATGA
- the adcR gene encoding zinc-dependent transcriptional regulator AdcR: MRQLAKDINAFLNEVILQAENQHEILIGHCTSEVALTNTQEHILMLLSEESLTNSELARRLNVSQAAVTKAIKSLVKEGMLETSKDSKDARVIFYQLTDLARPIAEEHHHHHEHTLLTYEQVATQFTPNEQKVIQRFLTALVGEIK, translated from the coding sequence ATGAGACAGCTAGCAAAGGATATCAATGCTTTTTTGAATGAGGTGATTTTGCAGGCGGAAAATCAGCATGAAATCCTAATAGGTCATTGCACTAGCGAGGTGGCCCTGACCAATACTCAGGAGCATATCCTTATGCTCTTGTCAGAGGAATCTTTAACAAATTCAGAATTGGCCCGTCGTCTCAATGTCAGTCAGGCGGCAGTTACCAAGGCCATTAAGTCTTTGGTCAAGGAAGGGATGTTGGAAACATCTAAAGATTCTAAAGATGCGCGTGTGATTTTTTATCAGTTGACTGACTTGGCTCGTCCAATCGCTGAGGAGCACCACCATCACCATGAGCATACACTTTTAACCTATGAACAAGTGGCGACTCAGTTTACTCCAAATGAACAAAAAGTGATTCAGCGGTTTTTGACTGCTTTAGTAGGAGAAATCAAATAA
- the dltC gene encoding D-alanine--poly(phosphoribitol) ligase subunit DltC, producing the protein MDIKSEVIEIIDELFMEDVSDMMDEDLFDAGVLDSMGTVELIVEIENRFDIRVPVTEFGRDDWNTANKIIAGIVELQNA; encoded by the coding sequence ATGGATATCAAATCAGAAGTTATTGAAATTATTGATGAGTTGTTTATGGAAGATGTTTCTGACATGATGGATGAAGATCTTTTTGATGCAGGTGTCTTGGATAGTATGGGAACGGTTGAGTTGATTGTGGAGATTGAGAACCGTTTTGACATTCGTGTCCCTGTAACAGAGTTTGGTCGTGACGACTGGAATACAGCTAATAAAATCATAGCTGGTATTGTGGAGCTACAAAATGCTTAA
- the dltB gene encoding D-alanyl-lipoteichoic acid biosynthesis protein DltB, producing MMEFFQQLPHLEPYGNPQYFVYVIAATLPIFIGLFFKKRFAWYEVLVSLFFIVTMLVGGKTNQLAALGIYLCWEILLLLFYKHYRKSKDGKWVFYLVSFLSLLPIIFVKVQPAINGTQSLLGFLGISYLTFRSVGIVIELRDGVIKDFTLWEFLRFLLFMPTFSSGPIDRFKRFNENYQAIPERDELMDMLDESVRYIMWGFLYKFILAHVLGETLLPPLKNLALQSGGFFNLYALAVMYTFGLELFFDFAGYSMFALAISNLMGIRSPINFNKPFLSRDLKEFWNRWHMSLSFWFRDFVFMRMVMVLTRKKVFKNRNVTSSMAYIVNMLIMGFWHGVTWYYIAYGLFHGLGLVINDAWVRKKKTLNKERKKAGKAALPENRWIQLLGMVITFHVVMLSFLIFSGFLNNLWFKK from the coding sequence ATGATGGAGTTTTTTCAACAGCTTCCTCATTTAGAGCCATATGGCAATCCTCAGTATTTTGTTTATGTGATTGCTGCAACCTTGCCCATCTTTATAGGTCTCTTTTTCAAGAAACGTTTTGCCTGGTATGAAGTGTTGGTAAGTCTCTTCTTTATTGTCACCATGTTGGTGGGTGGAAAGACCAATCAACTAGCTGCCTTGGGTATTTACCTTTGCTGGGAAATATTGCTCCTGCTTTTCTACAAGCATTATCGAAAAAGCAAGGATGGCAAGTGGGTCTTCTACTTAGTTAGTTTTCTGTCCCTACTTCCGATTATCTTTGTCAAGGTGCAACCAGCTATCAATGGAACGCAGTCTTTGCTTGGGTTCTTGGGAATTTCTTACCTTACCTTTCGTTCGGTTGGAATTGTCATCGAGCTGAGAGATGGAGTGATTAAGGATTTTACCCTCTGGGAATTCCTCCGTTTCCTTCTCTTCATGCCAACTTTCTCGAGTGGTCCAATCGATCGCTTTAAGCGATTTAATGAAAATTATCAGGCTATTCCTGAGCGAGATGAGTTGATGGATATGCTGGATGAATCTGTCCGCTATATCATGTGGGGCTTTTTGTATAAGTTTATCCTAGCTCATGTTTTAGGAGAGACCTTACTACCTCCTCTGAAGAATTTAGCCTTGCAGTCAGGTGGCTTCTTTAATCTCTATGCCTTGGCAGTTATGTATACTTTTGGTCTGGAGCTCTTCTTTGACTTTGCAGGTTATTCTATGTTTGCTTTGGCCATCTCAAACTTGATGGGAATCCGTAGCCCTATCAACTTTAACAAGCCCTTTTTATCAAGGGATTTAAAGGAGTTTTGGAATCGCTGGCATATGAGTCTGTCCTTCTGGTTCCGTGACTTTGTCTTTATGCGAATGGTGATGGTGTTAACCAGAAAGAAAGTCTTTAAAAATCGTAATGTAACCTCAAGTATGGCCTACATTGTAAATATGCTGATTATGGGATTTTGGCATGGTGTGACCTGGTACTATATCGCCTATGGACTCTTTCATGGACTAGGCTTGGTCATCAATGATGCCTGGGTTCGCAAGAAAAAAACGCTCAATAAGGAACGGAAAAAAGCAGGGAAGGCTGCCCTACCTGAGAATCGCTGGATTCAGTTGCTTGGCATGGTTATCACTTTCCATGTTGTCATGTTGTCATTCTTAATCTTTTCTGGATTCTTGAATAATCTATGGTTTAAAAAATAA
- a CDS encoding teichoic acid D-Ala incorporation-associated protein DltX, translating to MKQRKELYLFLGRTALYFLIFLGLLYFFSYLGQGQGSFIYNEF from the coding sequence ATGAAACAGAGAAAAGAATTGTACCTCTTTCTTGGTCGGACAGCCTTGTATTTTCTTATCTTTCTAGGGCTGCTTTACTTCTTTAGCTATCTTGGTCAGGGTCAAGGAAGCTTTATCTATAATGAATTTTAA
- a CDS encoding metal ABC transporter permease, which produces MLSLLSYDFIQRAFLAVIAMSLFSPVLGTFLILRRQSLMSDTLSHVSLSGVAFGLVLGISPTVSTIAIVLIAAVFLEYLRTVYKSFMEIGTAILMSTGLAVSLIVMSKGKSSSSMSLDQYLFGSIVTISEEQVISLFVIAAVVLILTFLFLRPMYILTFDEDTAFVDGLPVRTMSILFNMVTGVAIALMIPAAGALLVSTIMVLPASIALRLGKNFKSVMLLASAIGFLGMVAGLYISYYAETPASASITIIFVTVFILISLVRRFIK; this is translated from the coding sequence ATGCTTAGTTTATTATCTTACGACTTTATACAACGCGCCTTTTTGGCGGTTATTGCTATGAGTCTTTTCTCACCGGTATTGGGAACCTTCCTCATCTTGCGTCGTCAGAGTTTGATGAGTGATACCCTTAGCCACGTCTCACTTTCAGGTGTAGCCTTTGGTCTGGTTTTGGGGATTTCTCCAACTGTTTCTACTATTGCCATTGTCTTGATTGCGGCGGTCTTTCTGGAGTATCTCCGTACGGTTTACAAGAGCTTTATGGAAATCGGGACAGCTATCCTCATGTCAACAGGTCTGGCTGTTTCTCTGATTGTCATGAGCAAGGGTAAAAGCTCGAGTTCAATGAGTTTGGACCAATATCTCTTTGGTTCGATCGTGACTATCAGTGAAGAACAGGTCATTTCCCTCTTTGTCATTGCGGCGGTTGTTTTGATTTTGACCTTTCTCTTTCTTCGTCCTATGTATATCTTAACTTTTGACGAAGATACGGCCTTTGTGGATGGCTTGCCAGTTCGTACCATGTCCATTCTTTTTAACATGGTGACAGGGGTGGCTATTGCCCTTATGATTCCTGCAGCAGGAGCTCTTCTGGTATCGACCATTATGGTCTTGCCAGCTAGTATTGCCCTGCGTCTGGGGAAAAACTTTAAATCGGTTATGCTGCTTGCCAGTGCGATTGGCTTTTTGGGAATGGTAGCAGGACTTTACATTTCCTACTATGCAGAAACACCTGCAAGTGCAAGTATTACCATTATTTTTGTAACTGTCTTTATACTAATCAGTTTAGTAAGACGTTTTATCAAATAG
- the ltrA gene encoding group II intron reverse transcriptase/maturase gives MSKLLDKILSRENMLEAYNQVKSNKGSAGIDGMTIEEMDNYLRQNWRLTKELIKQRKYKPQPVLRVEIPKPNGGIRQLGIPTVMDRMIQQAIVQVISPICEPHFSDTSYGFRPNRSCEKAIMKFLEYLNDGYEWIVDIDLEKFFDTVPQDRLMSLVHNIIEDGDTESLIRKYLHSGVIINGQRHKTLVGTPQGGNLSPLLSNVMLNELDKELEKRGLRFVRYADDCVITVGSEAAAKRVMYSASRFIEKRLGLKVNMTKAKITRPRELKYLGFGFWKSSDGWKSRPHQDSVRRFKLKLKKLTQRKWSIDLTRRIEQLNLSIRGWINYFSLGNMKRIVASIDERLRTRLRVIIWKQWKKKSRRLWGLLKLGVPKWIADKVSGWGDHYQLVAQKSVLKRAISKPVLEKRGLVSCLDYYLERHALKVS, from the coding sequence ATGTCAAAATTGCTAGATAAGATATTATCACGCGAAAATATGCTGGAAGCCTACAATCAAGTAAAATCCAATAAAGGCTCAGCTGGGATTGATGGAATGACTATCGAAGAGATGGATAATTATCTCAGACAAAACTGGCGCTTGACTAAGGAACTGATAAAACAGAGAAAATATAAGCCTCAACCAGTTCTTAGAGTTGAGATTCCTAAACCAAACGGAGGTATCCGTCAACTAGGAATTCCAACAGTTATGGATAGAATGATTCAACAGGCCATTGTCCAAGTTATTAGCCCCATTTGTGAACCCCATTTCTCAGATACGAGTTATGGCTTCAGACCAAATAGGTCATGTGAAAAAGCCATCATGAAGTTCTTAGAGTACTTAAATGACGGCTATGAGTGGATAGTGGATATAGACCTAGAGAAATTTTTCGATACGGTTCCTCAAGATAGATTGATGTCCTTGGTACATAACATTATCGAAGACGGAGATACGGAATCCCTGATTCGTAAGTATCTTCATTCAGGTGTTATCATTAATGGTCAGCGTCATAAAACGCTAGTTGGCACGCCACAGGGAGGAAATTTATCTCCTCTCTTATCCAATGTCATGCTTAATGAATTGGACAAGGAATTAGAAAAGAGGGGACTTCGATTTGTGCGCTACGCAGATGATTGTGTGATTACGGTCGGAAGCGAGGCAGCCGCTAAGCGTGTGATGTATTCAGCCAGTCGTTTTATTGAGAAGCGACTAGGTTTGAAAGTAAATATGACCAAGGCTAAGATTACCAGACCAAGAGAGCTGAAATACTTAGGTTTTGGGTTCTGGAAATCATCAGATGGTTGGAAAAGTCGTCCCCATCAAGATAGTGTTCGGAGATTTAAGCTTAAATTGAAGAAACTAACACAGAGGAAATGGAGTATAGACTTAACAAGACGTATTGAGCAACTGAATTTGTCTATTCGAGGATGGATAAACTATTTCTCGCTGGGAAATATGAAGCGCATAGTCGCTAGCATAGATGAGCGCTTGCGTACTCGCCTACGAGTGATTATCTGGAAGCAATGGAAGAAGAAATCGAGACGACTATGGGGATTGCTTAAGTTAGGAGTTCCTAAATGGATAGCAGATAAGGTATCTGGCTGGGGCGACCATTATCAATTAGTAGCTCAGAAGTCGGTACTTAAACGTGCTATATCAAAACCAGTCCTTGAAAAACGTGGACTGGTTTCGTGTTTGGATTATTACCTTGAACGACATGCGTTAAAAGTTAGTTGA
- a CDS encoding metal ABC transporter ATP-binding protein: MRYITVEDLSFYYDKEPVLEHINYSVDSGEFVTLTGENGAAKTTLIKASLGILQPRIGKVAISKTNTQGKKLRIAYLPQQIASFNAGFPSTVYEFVKSGRYPRKGWFRRLNAHDEEHIKASLDSVGMWEHRDKRLGSLSGGQKQRAVIARMFASDPDVFILDEPTTGMDAGSKNEFYELMHHSAHHHGKAVLMITHDPEEVKDYADRNIHLVRNQDSPWRCFNVHENGQEVGHA, encoded by the coding sequence ATGAGATATATTACGGTAGAGGATTTGTCCTTCTATTATGATAAGGAGCCTGTTCTTGAACATATCAATTATAGTGTTGATAGTGGGGAATTTGTTACCTTGACTGGGGAAAATGGAGCGGCTAAGACGACGCTCATCAAGGCTAGTCTTGGAATTCTGCAACCACGCATTGGAAAGGTGGCTATTTCAAAGACAAATACGCAAGGTAAGAAATTGAGAATAGCCTATCTTCCTCAACAAATTGCCAGTTTTAATGCTGGTTTTCCAAGTACGGTCTATGAATTTGTCAAGTCGGGTCGCTATCCGAGAAAAGGCTGGTTCCGTCGTTTGAATGCTCATGATGAGGAGCATATCAAGGCCAGTCTGGACTCAGTTGGCATGTGGGAACATCGAGACAAACGCTTGGGGTCTCTATCTGGGGGACAAAAGCAGCGAGCGGTGATTGCGCGTATGTTTGCTTCTGACCCTGATGTGTTTATCCTAGACGAGCCAACAACGGGGATGGATGCAGGAAGTAAAAATGAATTTTACGAACTCATGCACCACAGCGCCCATCATCATGGCAAGGCTGTTTTGATGATTACCCATGACCCTGAAGAAGTTAAGGATTATGCGGATCGCAATATTCATCTAGTCCGTAACCAAGACTCGCCATGGCGTTGTTTCAACGTTCATGAGAATGGCCAGGAGGTGGGCCATGCTTAG
- the dltA gene encoding D-alanine--poly(phosphoribitol) ligase subunit DltA has translation MSNKPIADMIETIEHFAQTQPSYPVYNVLGQEHTYGDLKADSDSLAAVIDQLGLPEKSPVVVFGGQEYEMLATFVALTKSGHAYIPIDSHSALERVSAILEVAEPSLIIAISAFPLEQVSTPMINLAQVQEAFAQGNNYEITHPVKGDDNYYIIFTSGTTGKPKGVQISHDNLLSFTNWMITDKEFATPSRPQMLAQPPYSFDLSVMYWAPTLALGGTLFTLPSVITQDFKQLFAAIFSLPIAIWTSTPSFADMAMLSEYFNSEKMPGITHFYFDGEELTVKTAQKLRERFPNARIINAYGPTEATVALSAVAVTDEMLATFKRLPIGYTKADSPTFIIDEEGNKLPNGEQGEIIVSGPAVSKGYMNNPEKTAEAFFEFEGLPAYHTGDVGTMTDEGLLLYGGRMDFQIKFNGYRIELEDVSQNLNKSRFIESAVAVPRYNKDHKVQNLLAYVILKDGVREQFERDIDITKAIKEDLTDIMMSYMMPSKFLYRDSLPLTPNGKIDIKGLINEVNKR, from the coding sequence GTGTCAAATAAACCAATAGCAGATATGATTGAAACCATTGAGCATTTTGCTCAGACACAGCCTAGCTATCCTGTCTATAATGTTTTGGGGCAGGAACACACTTATGGCGATTTAAAGGCTGATTCGGATAGTTTGGCTGCAGTCATTGACCAACTAGGCTTGCCTGAGAAGTCTCCTGTGGTTGTTTTTGGTGGCCAAGAATATGAAATGTTGGCAACCTTTGTAGCGCTGACTAAGTCAGGTCATGCCTACATTCCAATTGATAGCCATTCGGCCTTGGAGCGAGTTTCAGCTATTTTAGAAGTAGCAGAGCCAAGCTTGATTATTGCCATTTCAGCCTTTCCCTTGGAGCAGGTTTCTACACCAATGATAAATCTAGCTCAGGTTCAAGAAGCCTTTGCCCAAGGGAATAACTATGAAATCACGCATCCAGTCAAGGGAGATGATAATTACTACATTATCTTTACTTCTGGTACGACTGGTAAGCCTAAGGGAGTGCAGATTTCACATGATAATCTCCTCAGCTTTACAAACTGGATGATTACGGATAAGGAATTTGCGACACCGAGTCGTCCGCAAATGCTGGCACAGCCACCTTATTCTTTTGACTTGTCTGTCATGTATTGGGCACCGACCTTGGCACTTGGTGGTACGCTTTTCACTCTTCCTTCAGTCATCACTCAGGACTTTAAGCAACTCTTTGCGGCTATCTTTTCATTGCCAATCGCTATCTGGACATCAACACCATCCTTTGCAGATATGGCCATGTTGTCTGAATACTTCAACAGTGAGAAAATGCCTGGAATCACGCATTTCTACTTTGATGGTGAAGAATTGACGGTCAAAACAGCTCAAAAACTGCGCGAGCGTTTCCCAAATGCCCGTATCATCAATGCTTACGGCCCAACAGAAGCGACAGTAGCTCTGTCAGCAGTTGCCGTGACAGACGAGATGTTAGCGACTTTCAAACGCCTACCAATCGGCTATACCAAGGCTGATTCTCCAACCTTTATCATTGACGAGGAAGGAAATAAACTGCCAAATGGCGAACAGGGAGAAATCATTGTTTCTGGGCCAGCTGTTTCAAAAGGTTATATGAACAATCCTGAAAAAACAGCAGAAGCCTTCTTTGAGTTTGAAGGTCTGCCAGCCTATCACACAGGCGATGTGGGAACTATGACAGATGAGGGCTTGCTTCTCTACGGCGGACGCATGGACTTCCAGATTAAGTTTAACGGTTACCGCATTGAGTTAGAAGATGTCTCTCAAAACCTCAACAAGTCTCGCTTTATCGAATCTGCTGTCGCAGTACCGCGCTATAACAAGGACCACAAGGTACAAAATCTATTGGCTTATGTCATCTTAAAAGACGGTGTTCGTGAGCAGTTTGAGCGAGATATCGATATTACCAAGGCCATCAAGGAAGACCTGACAGACATCATGATGTCCTACATGATGCCATCTAAATTCCTTTACCGAGACAGTTTGCCACTGACTCCAAATGGAAAGATTGACATCAAAGGATTGATTAACGAGGTGAATAAGAGATGA